One genomic segment of Fischerella sp. PCC 9605 includes these proteins:
- a CDS encoding IS1/IS1595 family N-terminal zinc-binding domain-containing protein gives MHCPKCNSNNIVKNGRTHYGKQRFKCHNCGRQFVESPTRQPIENSTRELIDKLLLERVSLAAIARVTGVSLRWLQYYVNQKYYQIPKHIEVTKKNQVA, from the coding sequence ATGCACTGCCCTAAATGCAACTCGAACAACATAGTCAAAAATGGACGCACTCACTACGGAAAACAACGGTTCAAATGTCACAATTGTGGACGACAATTTGTTGAAAGTCCAACACGACAACCGATTGAGAACTCAACACGTGAATTAATCGATAAACTCTTACTTGAACGGGTTTCATTGGCGGCGATCGCCCGCGTCACCGGAGTATCATTACGTTGGCTACAATACTATGTCAATCAGAAATACTACCAAATTCCCAAGCATATTGAAGTTACTAAAAAAAACCAGGTCGCCTGA
- a CDS encoding double zinc ribbon domain-containing protein, producing the protein MPTSPAPTLQESLADYVKRIRMDLQMSQLELAAASGIHPHSLGKIERGKTTRLNRKTLQGLAMALSIPQEYLEAICKGEEVKVIVAVKFCPQCWTPGTGADPMWTDVRAKYCFMCGTPLRSHCANCGELVASLKYRFCPFCGFAYKNS; encoded by the coding sequence ATGCCAACTTCTCCAGCTCCTACTTTACAGGAATCCTTGGCGGACTACGTTAAGCGCATCCGTATGGATTTACAGATGAGTCAATTAGAGTTGGCAGCTGCTTCTGGTATTCATCCCCACTCGTTAGGCAAGATTGAGCGAGGTAAAACTACCAGATTGAATCGCAAAACCCTTCAAGGTCTGGCAATGGCTTTATCTATCCCCCAAGAATATCTGGAGGCTATTTGCAAGGGAGAGGAAGTTAAAGTTATCGTGGCGGTTAAGTTTTGTCCTCAATGTTGGACTCCTGGTACTGGGGCTGATCCTATGTGGACAGACGTGCGAGCCAAATATTGCTTTATGTGTGGCACTCCTCTTCGTTCCCATTGTGCCAATTGTGGTGAATTAGTTGCTTCACTCAAATACCGCTTCTGTCCTTTTTGTGGTTTTGCCTATAAAAATAGCTGA
- a CDS encoding IS1 family transposase, translated as MIVQIDEIWSYVGTKANKQWIWLAIDATTREIVGVYIRIEPRSL; from the coding sequence CTGATTGTCCAGATTGATGAGATTTGGTCATATGTGGGGACTAAAGCGAATAAACAATGGATTTGGCTTGCAATTGACGCTACAACACGGGAAATTGTTGGGGTATATATTCGCATTGAGCCGAGATCCTTGTAA